The following coding sequences lie in one Arthrobacter sp. PGP41 genomic window:
- a CDS encoding type II toxin-antitoxin system Phd/YefM family antitoxin — MSTINITDARSHLPELIEKAESEPVFIERRGHRAAVLVSPERYEQMLDALEEVEDIAAFDAAMAEEGENIPWIQVKADLGWA, encoded by the coding sequence ATGTCGACCATCAATATCACTGACGCGCGATCACACTTGCCCGAGCTCATCGAAAAGGCCGAGTCGGAGCCGGTGTTCATTGAGCGTCGCGGACATCGGGCAGCAGTTTTGGTATCGCCAGAGCGCTATGAGCAGATGCTTGATGCCTTGGAAGAAGTCGAGGACATTGCGGCATTCGATGCAGCGATGGCGGAAGAAGGCGAGAACATTCCCTGGATACAAGTGAAGGCGGATCTGGGCTGGGCATGA
- a CDS encoding IS110 family transposase has translation MAVVAQSYDFVVGIDTHSRTHTLAITSAVTGAEIANETFPSTSSGMKRALGWISRRSTGDKSRVLLSMEGTGSYGAKLRRLATESGFRVIEAPFPERRIGRKRGKSDSIDAVRAARAVLGTETDELREPRAGQYHTALRVLTVARTAMVRERTAAINSLIALLRVVDLGIDLRKSLTPKTIETIAAWRTRDEGVGTRVSRSEATRLAKQILALDDQLEQNRADMALLVQQSSHALLDMPGVGPISAAAILTAWSHPGRVRSEAALAALAGTCPIPASSGGTIRYRLNRGGDRQLTRRSTRLLS, from the coding sequence ATGGCCGTAGTGGCGCAGTCTTATGACTTTGTTGTTGGCATCGATACGCACTCAAGAACGCATACCTTGGCCATCACCTCCGCGGTAACCGGAGCCGAGATTGCCAACGAAACGTTCCCTTCAACAAGCAGTGGGATGAAGCGGGCACTGGGCTGGATTTCCCGTCGCAGCACCGGCGACAAATCACGGGTACTACTCTCCATGGAAGGAACCGGATCATACGGTGCCAAGCTTCGGCGGCTGGCAACGGAGTCGGGCTTCCGAGTTATCGAGGCACCGTTTCCGGAACGTCGTATTGGTCGAAAAAGGGGCAAGTCCGACAGCATTGATGCAGTACGCGCGGCGAGGGCTGTCCTAGGAACCGAGACGGATGAGCTTCGGGAACCGCGCGCCGGCCAGTACCACACGGCATTACGGGTTCTCACCGTTGCCAGGACTGCAATGGTCCGCGAACGAACCGCGGCTATCAATTCGTTGATCGCACTGCTGCGCGTCGTCGACCTAGGAATTGATTTACGCAAGTCGTTGACTCCCAAAACAATCGAAACCATTGCAGCCTGGAGGACACGGGACGAAGGTGTCGGCACTCGGGTAAGTCGTTCCGAAGCCACTCGCTTGGCCAAACAAATCCTCGCCCTTGACGACCAGCTTGAGCAGAACCGGGCTGATATGGCTCTGTTGGTTCAGCAGAGCAGCCACGCACTCCTGGATATGCCAGGTGTGGGCCCAATTAGCGCCGCAGCGATTCTTACCGCATGGTCGCATCCAGGCCGCGTTCGCTCGGAGGCAGCGTTGGCAGCACTTGCTGGCACATGCCCAATCCCAGCTTCATCAGGCGGAACGATTAGGTACAGGCTCAATCGCGGTGGGGATCGTCAACTGACAAGGCGATCCACACGATTGCTGTCGTAA
- a CDS encoding type II toxin-antitoxin system RelE family toxin has protein sequence MSPYRIELRPAAIRALKKIHPEDKERIQGAIALLGQDPRPPKAIALSGRPGYRVRVGDYRIIYTIEDDVLLVVVVTVGHRRDVYNK, from the coding sequence ATGAGCCCCTACCGGATTGAGCTAAGACCTGCGGCCATCCGCGCACTAAAGAAAATTCATCCCGAGGACAAAGAACGCATTCAAGGTGCCATCGCGCTCCTCGGCCAAGACCCGCGGCCGCCCAAAGCAATTGCCTTGAGCGGCCGTCCGGGTTATCGGGTCCGTGTTGGTGACTACCGGATCATCTATACGATCGAGGATGACGTTTTGCTCGTTGTGGTTGTGACCGTAGGGCACCGCCGCGACGTCTACAACAAGTAG
- a CDS encoding GNAT family N-acetyltransferase, producing the protein MTTINVVKAQDLPLSEVLELYRAVDWLAYTEDPDNLVRALKGSSTLVAAHDGQTLVGLVRVISDGASICYLQDILVRPSHHRRGIGRALAERALGEYPNVRQKVLITDNEPKQKAFYEALGYTQAEEFQGGLVRAFIRFD; encoded by the coding sequence ATGACCACCATCAACGTAGTGAAGGCCCAAGACCTGCCACTCAGTGAAGTCCTGGAGTTATACCGTGCGGTGGACTGGCTTGCCTACACGGAGGACCCTGACAATCTCGTACGAGCGCTGAAAGGATCTTCCACACTTGTGGCCGCTCATGACGGCCAGACGCTGGTTGGACTAGTGCGTGTCATTTCCGATGGTGCTTCAATTTGCTACCTCCAGGACATCCTGGTTCGGCCGTCGCATCACAGAAGAGGTATAGGGCGAGCCCTTGCCGAACGGGCACTCGGAGAGTACCCGAATGTGCGCCAGAAAGTACTGATCACCGACAACGAGCCGAAGCAGAAAGCGTTCTACGAAGCCCTCGGCTATACCCAGGCCGAGGAATTCCAAGGAGGATTGGTCAGAGCCTTCATCAGATTCGACTGA
- a CDS encoding nucleotide-binding domain-containing protein, protein MRGHDRHEVTSFRGHHRVECYILKNRVVVARDGISVPISVD, encoded by the coding sequence ATGCGAGGCCATGATCGCCACGAGGTTACCAGCTTCCGGGGACATCATCGCGTCGAGTGCTACATCCTGAAGAACCGTGTGGTAGTTGCTAGAGACGGCATTTCGGTTCCGATCTCTGTCGATTGA
- a CDS encoding DUF262 domain-containing protein, translating into MAIDREKGVRVVTVGELLDEGLTIPSYQRPYSWEPATALQLFDDIREAFRAEEALPNADQVQWPSYVLGAVILHRDNENVQIHVVDGQQRLLTLTILLDLLDEASEGHIEVLPIEQEDPAARVVRVRTELARRVRHMEEPAKAFADFIRSNCEIIRVETDDADEAFRVFDSQNYRGKSLLPHDLLKAYHLREMSDESDAMREALVEGWQNVPDAELDRLFSTYLWRIKRWARGLSAPTFSTRYIDSFKGLTPKSASTPAARYHLAAQTAVPMLAAWVEHSDEANRMTNRTRFQIDAPVVAGRSFFEMVTFMLAELRRLREEGFDEQNGNEGKEKSWGHFASTDDDFRELPSRARYRYVSELYLAALLYYTNKFGDVEIREAKSRLFTWAYTLRTSYQRLQLVTVNNHASSLDYSASAFVLLRSAETSTELRRLRVEVKGRDDIPKHEQDLMRLLDRLAG; encoded by the coding sequence GTGGCTATTGATCGCGAGAAGGGCGTCAGAGTTGTCACCGTTGGTGAGTTGTTAGATGAAGGACTGACGATCCCGTCCTATCAAAGGCCCTACAGCTGGGAGCCTGCCACTGCGCTCCAACTTTTCGACGACATCCGTGAGGCATTCAGGGCAGAAGAGGCTTTGCCAAATGCGGACCAGGTCCAATGGCCTTCGTATGTGCTCGGCGCCGTTATCCTCCATAGGGACAACGAGAATGTTCAGATCCACGTTGTCGACGGCCAGCAGCGTCTCTTGACCCTGACAATATTGCTGGATCTACTTGATGAGGCGAGCGAAGGCCATATCGAGGTCCTGCCGATCGAGCAGGAGGACCCAGCCGCTCGTGTAGTTCGGGTCCGTACGGAGTTGGCCCGTCGTGTCAGACACATGGAGGAGCCAGCTAAAGCTTTTGCTGACTTCATCCGTAGCAACTGCGAAATCATTCGAGTGGAGACGGATGACGCGGACGAGGCTTTTCGGGTTTTCGACTCACAGAACTATCGGGGCAAGTCCCTGCTGCCACACGATTTGCTGAAGGCATACCATCTGCGCGAGATGAGCGACGAGTCTGACGCTATGCGAGAAGCCCTCGTCGAGGGTTGGCAGAATGTCCCCGATGCAGAGCTCGACCGGCTCTTCTCAACGTACCTTTGGCGTATCAAGCGGTGGGCGCGTGGACTTTCGGCACCAACTTTCTCAACGCGATACATCGACTCCTTCAAAGGCTTGACACCCAAATCGGCAAGCACGCCCGCCGCGCGCTACCACCTCGCTGCTCAAACCGCCGTGCCTATGCTCGCGGCCTGGGTTGAGCACTCCGATGAAGCGAACCGGATGACCAACCGAACGCGCTTCCAAATCGACGCACCCGTGGTCGCAGGACGGTCCTTCTTCGAGATGGTTACGTTCATGTTGGCAGAATTACGAAGACTCCGCGAAGAGGGCTTCGATGAACAGAACGGGAACGAGGGCAAGGAAAAGTCTTGGGGCCACTTCGCCTCCACGGACGACGACTTTCGCGAGCTCCCATCGCGAGCGAGGTATCGATACGTTTCCGAGCTTTATCTGGCAGCACTGCTCTACTACACAAACAAATTCGGCGACGTCGAGATTCGCGAGGCAAAGAGCCGGTTGTTCACGTGGGCCTACACCCTCCGGACGAGTTACCAGCGGCTTCAGCTAGTCACCGTGAACAACCACGCCAGTTCTTTAGACTACAGTGCATCGGCTTTCGTTCTTCTTCGGAGTGCTGAGACCTCGACCGAACTTCGGCGGTTACGCGTCGAGGTCAAAGGACGAGACGACATACCAAAGCATGAGCAGGATTTAATGCGCCTCTTGGATAGGTTGGCCGGTTGA
- a CDS encoding DUF262 domain-containing protein — protein sequence MIENLAANLFTVGELFDEVKTHYEIPIYQRNYAWGVEQIEQLIDDVWAAAQAEADDYFLGNLIVARKPPGLRRDGVTFEVVDGQQRLTTLLMLLTHLGVAPKAQLTYQSRRNATQALTRLTTSADDEGAGIHLGFHVIKSRMAKFRTPEERDTFQRFLEDNVQLVRAILPVQTDLNKYFEIMNTRGQQLEQVDIIKARLMSYLRNEAGEVEDDRACLAWVWDACAEMNSYIQMALTPSNTDLRDEMFGPRWDRLTVSTFDDLILKRPQVHARSGVSRSAGVSLGEALRLYARTPAEPTEEDSESRRFESPIKFPTLLLHALKVLRETDGEDDVDGHLDDGKLIKLFESDFKPLSETQRSGRVKRFIEVLLRCKFVLDNYVLKREFTATNADDGAWSLKRLTRGESASQRGKRTTVNARFPNAFSPDRAEWEDAPVDDATRDVLLLQSMFRVTYTSPRTMHWITRILREPIIGLTQQDAAQSILAVLKTHARQKVQQAFFVGSQPAGFNIERIVFTYLDYLLATEGAGPDSPADPNFTFVYRNSVEHFFPQYANRDDDGWELVTPDDKELHMFGNLALVSVSTNSKFSNNLPPYKANKTEIVRQSTKLQLMSDLVKSGITWDRTAIRQHDRAMVNVLREDLREAGYDVDIHSAESLTRPS from the coding sequence ATGATCGAAAACTTAGCAGCGAATTTGTTTACGGTCGGCGAGCTCTTTGATGAGGTGAAAACGCACTACGAAATTCCAATTTATCAGCGCAACTACGCCTGGGGCGTTGAGCAGATCGAGCAACTCATTGATGACGTGTGGGCGGCAGCACAGGCGGAAGCTGACGATTACTTCTTAGGTAATTTGATAGTGGCCCGGAAGCCTCCCGGCCTCAGGAGGGATGGCGTGACCTTCGAGGTCGTGGATGGTCAGCAACGACTGACAACCCTGTTGATGCTATTGACGCACCTCGGAGTCGCTCCGAAGGCGCAACTCACGTATCAATCTCGAAGGAACGCGACCCAAGCGCTGACGCGCCTCACGACTTCGGCCGATGACGAAGGTGCCGGCATCCACCTGGGCTTCCATGTGATCAAGTCGCGCATGGCGAAGTTCAGGACCCCCGAAGAACGAGACACTTTTCAGAGATTCTTAGAGGATAACGTGCAGCTCGTGCGAGCGATTCTCCCTGTACAGACGGACTTGAATAAGTACTTCGAGATTATGAACACCCGTGGCCAGCAGCTGGAGCAGGTCGACATTATCAAGGCGCGACTGATGAGTTACCTGCGCAACGAGGCGGGGGAGGTCGAGGACGATAGGGCTTGCCTTGCCTGGGTCTGGGACGCCTGCGCTGAGATGAACTCGTACATCCAAATGGCGCTGACTCCAAGCAACACGGACTTGCGAGACGAAATGTTTGGTCCGAGATGGGACCGCCTTACGGTTTCGACATTCGATGACCTGATCCTCAAAAGGCCGCAGGTTCACGCCCGGAGCGGCGTGAGCCGGAGTGCGGGCGTGAGCTTGGGCGAAGCGCTCCGGCTCTACGCCAGAACCCCTGCGGAGCCAACCGAGGAAGACTCCGAAAGTCGCCGGTTCGAGTCGCCCATCAAGTTCCCAACTCTGCTCCTTCACGCGCTAAAAGTTCTGAGGGAGACGGACGGCGAGGACGACGTCGATGGCCACCTCGACGACGGCAAGTTGATCAAGCTTTTCGAAAGCGATTTCAAACCTCTCTCCGAGACTCAGCGGTCGGGCCGGGTCAAGCGGTTCATCGAGGTTCTTCTGCGATGCAAGTTCGTGCTGGACAATTACGTTCTCAAGCGTGAGTTCACGGCAACCAACGCTGACGACGGCGCCTGGTCTCTTAAACGCCTGACGCGGGGAGAGTCAGCCTCTCAGCGAGGCAAACGCACTACGGTCAATGCGCGCTTTCCCAACGCCTTCTCGCCCGACAGAGCGGAATGGGAAGACGCCCCCGTTGACGATGCAACACGCGACGTGCTGCTGCTCCAATCGATGTTCCGAGTCACCTACACCTCTCCGCGGACAATGCACTGGATCACGAGAATCCTACGCGAACCGATCATCGGCCTGACGCAGCAGGACGCGGCTCAATCGATCCTCGCCGTCTTAAAGACACACGCGCGCCAGAAGGTGCAGCAAGCATTCTTTGTCGGGTCCCAGCCAGCCGGGTTCAATATTGAGCGGATCGTGTTCACCTACCTTGACTACCTCTTGGCAACGGAGGGTGCCGGTCCCGACTCCCCGGCCGACCCCAACTTCACTTTCGTGTACCGGAACTCCGTAGAGCACTTCTTCCCTCAGTACGCCAACCGGGACGATGACGGCTGGGAATTGGTGACGCCTGATGATAAGGAGCTCCATATGTTCGGAAACCTCGCGCTAGTCAGTGTCAGCACGAACTCCAAATTCAGCAACAACCTGCCCCCCTACAAGGCGAACAAGACAGAGATCGTCAGGCAGAGCACCAAACTTCAACTAATGTCGGACTTGGTCAAGAGCGGAATCACATGGGACAGAACGGCGATTCGCCAGCACGACCGGGCAATGGTGAACGTGCTCCGCGAGGATCTGCGAGAGGCTGGCTACGATGTTGACATCCACTCTGCGGAATCCTTGACGAGGCCGTCCTAG